The Vibrio crassostreae genomic interval TGATGTCTTTAGTTGCATCAGCACAAACTTGGCCACATAGGTAGATAGTACCGTTGTGTTTAACAATACGGCTCATGCGTTGCTTGGTTTCTTGGCGCTCAATCATCGATTTTCTCTCTCTATGTCACCGTGATCCAATATCTTGTGACGTGGTATTATCAGAGCAACAAGCATAACGCGAATCAAGCCCAAGATGACATGTCTTCATTGCAATAAAAAGGAAAAAATCTTCAATAAACTCGGTCGCTGCCAACGTTGTATGAATCAGCTCATGGTGTTGTCGATCTTGAGCTGGGGAGCATGGTGGTTGTTTTTCAGGGAAGACCCAAAGAGCATCAATGCCATTGCTTTGATGATGGCCGCTTTCGCATTCAGTGGTTTGCTATCGCTGCATTGGATAATGAAATTTGTGGTGCTGCCTTTGAGGAATAAAAAGCGTTAGCTGAGGTGTTTGTTGGATAGGCAATAATGATTAGATAATAGGTTCAATACATCAAGCGTTTATCGTAATTATCGAGCGATTATCATTTGCCAAACAGCAGATAGAAAAAAGCCCCAGAACCAATCGATTCTAGGGCTTTCTTAGAAAATTCTAAGAAAAAGCAGTGGTACTTTAATAGACCGGGCTTTTCTTAATTTGTTCCCAAAAAAGATCAGATTTTCGATCTTTTTTTTAGGGGCTATAAAATCAATGCCTTATGCAACATTCACCTTAGCGATAATCTGCTCGACCAAGTTAACTTCCAAGGCCACTTCATCGCACGCGTGTTGACGAGGACACTGGTCGCAATCTTTCAGTACCTTCTCAGGTAGCAGAGATTTCGATGTTGGTAAGAAGTCATGCTTCATAAAGAACTCAGGCGTACGAGTCAGTACAAACACCTTCTTGATGGCCATTTGGCGTGCTTTCTCAACCAAGTGTTGAACAATCGCGGTTCCCTGCCCTTGACCTTGCCAACCGGCTTCAACGCCCAGTGAACGTATTTCCGCTAAGCCAGAATCATACACATAGAGCGATGCACAACCGGTCACCTCACCATGATGCTCTGCGACCGCAAACGAGCCAATATCACGCACCAGTTCATTACGAGAACGAGGTAGGTTTTCACCCATGTTCGCCCAGTAAGCCACCATGCCTTCCAATGCTTCGATGTCAGTCAAACGAGCAGGACGAACCTTAACGATGGAAGTGTCACGCTGCGCCAAACGTTTCTCAGCTTGGTCAACCGCGTAAGCCACTTGTTGTGGTGATACACCACCTAGCGCACTACGTTTTTCAAGACACGATTCAATGGTCAGGATGTCATACACATCCTCTTCAATCACCTCAGAGAACTCTTTCATCTCTGCGATGGTTAATTCTTCCAGAGCACAGCCTTTAGCAATCGCCGCCACTACTGTTACACCCACAATATGGTGAGCTTCACGGAAAGGAATGCCTTTCGCTACTAGGTAATCAGCCAGTTCCGTAGAGTTTGCATAACCTTGCTTCGCTGCTTCCAGTGTACGTTCGCCGTTCACTTTAATGCCGTCAAAACAAAGCGCAGCCATTTCCATACAATCATTCCAAGTGTCTAAAGCGTCGAACAGACCTTCTTTATCTTCTTGCATGTCTTTGTTGTACGCCAAAGGCAGAGCTTTTACTGTCATCATCATTGCAGCTAGTGAACCGTAAACACGGCCAGTTTTGCCACGGATAAGTTCTAACGCATCCGGGTTTTTCTTTTGTGGCATCAGAGATGAACCTGAAGTCACGGTATCTGCTAACTCGATGAAGTTTGATTCACCTGAGTTGTAGAAAATCATATCTTCTGCAAGACGCGAAAGGTGAAGCATAGAGATAGAAGCGATCGACATCAGCTCCATCACATGGTCACGGTCAGAGACTGAATCTAGAGAGTTGCGCGTTGCACGACGGAAACCTAAGTTGTGAGCTAACTCTTCACGGTCCATCGGGTAAGCAGTTCCGGCAAGGGCACCAGAACCCAGCGGACATGTATCTAGACGCTTAATCGCATCATTCAAACGAGAATAATCACGCTCAAGCATTTCAACGTAAGCCAAGCACCAGTGAGCAAAAGTTACCGGCTGAGCACGTTGTAAGTGAGTGTAGCCAGGAAGCACAGTTTCTTGATGCTGAGAAGCAACGTTGACCATTTGGCTCTGTAGGCGATCCAATGCCAATAGCAGTTGGTTACCTTGCTGACGACACCACAGTTTCAGGTCGGTCGCCACTTGGTCATTACGAGAACGGCCTGTGTGAAGCTTTTTGCCCAAATCACCGACTTTGCCGATAAGTTGTTGCTCAACCCAGCTGTGAATATCTTCTGCATCAGAACGTAGAATCTGTTCAGGATCTTCCATCACCTCAAGTTTTAGCTCATTCAGCGCTAACTCAAGCTTCTGTTGCTCTTCTTCTGTTAATACGTTGACCGACAGTAGAGCTTTAGACCAGGCAATTGAGCCCACAATGTCTTGCTCAGCCAATCGGTAATCAAAACGAAGAGAATCGTTAAAATCTTTGAACCGGGTGTCTGCTGCTTGGGTAAATCTACCGCCCCATAATGCCATTGTGTATCTCCTAATTGCACAGTGCTCACTGTTTTTGCAAATGATAATTCTGATTAAGATTCAGTATTTTTCTGATGGTTTAAACTTACGGCAATTCAAAATGAAAATAAAGTATTAATTCATTATTTTCACATATTTATTCACCACAAATTGAATCCATTGATTATTTTCAGCGTGGAGCGCGAATTATATGCCATTCGATAGTAAAAACCGAAGCTGATTTATTAAGCGAATAGAAAGTAAAAAGCCCACTCACTAATCAATAGTGAATGGGCTTTGCATAATAATGTCTGTTTACTGACCTTCAACCTTTCGCTAAAGGCTAGCGCGCTAACTCATTATTAGGATTACTTTTGGCTATTCAGAGCACGAATACGGCTTGATAGCGAGTAAAGACGGATGAAGCCTTCAGCGTGGCTTTGGTCGTAAACTTCATCTTCACCAAAGGTTGCAAACTCTTCTGAGTATAGGCTGTTGTCAGAACGCTTCTGAGTCACCGTTGCATGGCCTTTGTAAAGTTTGATAACCACTTCGCCATTCACGTCTTGTGCTAGCTCTTCTGTCGCGGCAAGGATTGACTTACATAGTGGAGTGAACCAACGACCGTCGTATACAAGGTGAGAAGCTTTAACACCTAACTCTTCACGGAATTCGAATGCCGCTTTATCAAGAACCAGTTGCTCTACTGCACGCAGTGCTTCCATCATGATTGTGCCACCCGGAGTTTCATAACAACCACGAGACTTCATGCCAACAAGACGGTTTTCTACGATATCGATACGACCAACACCGTGCTTAGCGCCCTTCTCATTTAGGTAAACCAGTGCGTTGTATGGCGTCATTGTTTCACCATCAACCGCTACCACTTCGCCTTTTTCAACTTTAAGCGTCACTGTTTCAGATTCGTTTGGTGCCTGCTCTGGGTCTACAGTCCAAGCCCAGCAATCTTCGTTCGGTGCGTTCCATGTATCTTCTAGAACGCCACCTTCTGTTGAAATGTGCCATGCGTTTGCATCACGCGAGTAAATCTTAGTCAGAGAAGCAGTACAAGGAATGTTACGTTCTGCTAGGTAATCTAGACACTCTTCACGGCTCACTAGATCCCACTCACG includes:
- a CDS encoding DUF3624 domain-containing protein codes for the protein MTCLHCNKKEKIFNKLGRCQRCMNQLMVLSILSWGAWWLFFREDPKSINAIALMMAAFAFSGLLSLHWIMKFVVLPLRNKKR
- the argH gene encoding argininosuccinate lyase, giving the protein MALWGGRFTQAADTRFKDFNDSLRFDYRLAEQDIVGSIAWSKALLSVNVLTEEEQQKLELALNELKLEVMEDPEQILRSDAEDIHSWVEQQLIGKVGDLGKKLHTGRSRNDQVATDLKLWCRQQGNQLLLALDRLQSQMVNVASQHQETVLPGYTHLQRAQPVTFAHWCLAYVEMLERDYSRLNDAIKRLDTCPLGSGALAGTAYPMDREELAHNLGFRRATRNSLDSVSDRDHVMELMSIASISMLHLSRLAEDMIFYNSGESNFIELADTVTSGSSLMPQKKNPDALELIRGKTGRVYGSLAAMMMTVKALPLAYNKDMQEDKEGLFDALDTWNDCMEMAALCFDGIKVNGERTLEAAKQGYANSTELADYLVAKGIPFREAHHIVGVTVVAAIAKGCALEELTIAEMKEFSEVIEEDVYDILTIESCLEKRSALGGVSPQQVAYAVDQAEKRLAQRDTSIVKVRPARLTDIEALEGMVAYWANMGENLPRSRNELVRDIGSFAVAEHHGEVTGCASLYVYDSGLAEIRSLGVEAGWQGQGQGTAIVQHLVEKARQMAIKKVFVLTRTPEFFMKHDFLPTSKSLLPEKVLKDCDQCPRQHACDEVALEVNLVEQIIAKVNVA
- a CDS encoding argininosuccinate synthase, encoding MSKVNVKKVVVAYSGGLDTSVIIPWLKENYDCEVVAFVADVGQGDEELIGIEEKAKASGASECYIADLKEEMVADYIYPTLKTGAYYEGKYLLGTSMARPIIAKAQVEVARKVGADALCHGCTGKGNDQVRFEGAFAALAPDLHVIAPWREWDLVSREECLDYLAERNIPCTASLTKIYSRDANAWHISTEGGVLEDTWNAPNEDCWAWTVDPEQAPNESETVTLKVEKGEVVAVDGETMTPYNALVYLNEKGAKHGVGRIDIVENRLVGMKSRGCYETPGGTIMMEALRAVEQLVLDKAAFEFREELGVKASHLVYDGRWFTPLCKSILAATEELAQDVNGEVVIKLYKGHATVTQKRSDNSLYSEEFATFGEDEVYDQSHAEGFIRLYSLSSRIRALNSQK